A stretch of Lathyrus oleraceus cultivar Zhongwan6 chromosome 6, CAAS_Psat_ZW6_1.0, whole genome shotgun sequence DNA encodes these proteins:
- the LOC127091812 gene encoding GDP-mannose 3,5-epimerase 2 — MGSNGKTNYGEYTYENLEREPYWPSEKLKISITGAGGFIASHLARRLKKEGHYIIASDWKKNEHMTEDMFCDEFHLVDLRVMDNCLTVTKGVDHVFNLAADMGGMGFIQSNHSVIMYNNTMISFNMIEAARINGIKRFFYASSACIYPEFKQLETTNVSLKESDAWPAEPQDAYGLEKLATEEICKHYNKDFGIECRIGRFHNIYGPFGTWKGGREKAPAAFCRKAITSTDKFEMWGDGLQTRSFTFIDECVEGVLRLTKSDFREPVNIGSDEMVSMNEMAEIVLGFDDKKTPIHHIPGPEGVRGRNSDNTLIKEKLGWAPTMKLKDGLRITYIWIKEQLEKETAKGIDTSGYGSSKVVQTQAPVQLGSLRAADGKEGSS; from the exons ATGGGAAGTAATGGAAAAACTAATTATGGAGAATATACCTATGAGAATCTTGAGAGAGAGCCTTATTGGCCATCAGAGAAGCTGAAAATTTCCATCACTGGTGCTGGCGGTTTTATCGCGTCGCACTTAGCGCGGCGTCTCAAGAAGGAGGGGCATTACATTATTGCTTCTGATTGGAAGAAAAATGAGCACATGACTGAGGATATGTTCTGTGATGAGTTCCATCTTGTTGATCTTAGGGTCATGGATAACTGCCTTACCGTTACGAAAGGGGTTGACCATGTTTTCAATCTTGCTGCGGATATGGGTGGGATGGGTTTTATTCAGTCGAATCATTCCGTTATTATGTATAACAATACTATGATTAGTTTTAACATGATTGAAGCTGCTAGGATTAACGGCATTAAGAG GTTTTTTTATGCCTCTAGTGCTTGTATCTACCCTGAATTTAAACAGTTGGAAACTACTAATGTGAGCTTGAAGGAGTCTGATGCATGGCCTGCTGAG CCACAAGATGCGTATGGGCTTGAGAAGCTTGCAACTGAGGAGATATGCAAGCATTATAACAAAGATTTTGGAATTGAATGCCGCATTGGAAGGTTCCATAACATATATGGTCCTTTTGGTACATGGAAAG GTGGAAGGGAGAAGGCTCCGGCTGCATTTTGTCGGAAAGCAATCACATCTACTGACAAATTTGAGATGTGGGGAGATGGTTTGCAAACACGATCATTCACATTCATTGATGAGTGTGTTGAAGGTGTACTTCG ACTGACTAAATCCGACTTCCGTGAGCCGGTAAATATCGGAAGTGATGAAATGGTCAGCATGAATGAGATGGCTGAGATCGTTCTTGGTTTTGATGACAAGAAAACTCCTATACATCACATTCCAGGCCCAGAGGGTGTTCGAGGTCGTAACTCAGACAATACACTTATCAAAGAGAAGCTTGGCTGGGCTCCAACAATGAAGTTGAAG GACGGACTGAGGATTACTTACATCTGGATTAAGGAACAGCTCGAGAAGGAAACGGCTAAAGGTATCGATACATCAGGATACGGGTCATCAAAAGTGGTGCAAACCCAAGCTCCAGTGCAGTTAGGCTCACTTCGTGCAGCTGACGGCAAAGAAGGAAGTAGTTAA